The window gcaatttgggctgggcctccggttaataggttagtcccgaaaataatataaaagtgcataataaagcccataaacatccaaaacagataatataatagcatgaatacttcataaattatagatacgttggagacgtatcatccatcacatcattctttaatgatgtgatcccatttatcaaatgacatgtctatggctaggaaacttaaccatctttgattaacaagctagtcaagtagaggcatactagggacactctgtttgtctatgtattcacacatgtactaagtttccggtcaatacaattctagcatgaataataaacatttatcatgatataaggaaatataaataacaactttattattgcccctagggcatatttccttcatttggTTGCTCACATATAGACCAACCAGGTCCGCGCGAGATGAAATTGGGTTGTTTGGTTGTTTGCTTTCACTGTTGGGTCTGCATCGCACAGACTTTAAAGTATCTCCCAGCTAGGCCCGCTAGGAACTCCCGAATCGACAATTTCCAAGGAATCGGGCTCGAGGGATGAACGTGAGCGGGTCCAGTGATGAAGCCTCATTTTGTCTGATATGTGGGTGTAAGTGAAGTTGCAGATGGTTTGTTTGTTTAACTCCTAATCTCGTCCACCTATTAGTCCCTTCTAACCTATACAGCGACGCTTTGATTCGGGGTAAGGTCTACACAAAAAGAAGCACTTCGATGTTGTGGTTCCATTCAGGCAATCGGTAAGTAGTTTCATCCATTGTGAATGTTCAATTCCGTGTTAATGTTTGGATCTACTTTGTATAAATTGTGTCAAATTTGTCGTGCACAGTCGACCGTTTGAAAGTTCCTttgcccagtagcttcatcttgCAGTTCCACACAACTTTCGTGTTGCACGTTTTCTGTTTCATCGATCGTAGACAAGTAGATCTACATTTTCCTCGTGATTGCACATATGTATATGTGTGGTCTGGTTTAAGACACTCCTTACTCGTTCCTCTAGGCCTCTCTTCCGCATCCTGTTACACTGACGCCACCGTCAGCGTCATTCCTCTCGGTCTCCTCTCTCGTATCTTGCTACACTGGCGTCATAGTCGATGTCGTACATCTCGGCCTCCTCTCCCATGTCCTACTGCACTTGCGCACACTGTATTTCTTCTCCTCTGTCCTCTGCCTCAGTGCCCTCCTCTGCCTCATGCTAGCAACTAGTTCGTCGTTTTGCTGAGGGGATCGCTCGCCCGCGACTCCGTACTCGTCATGTCGGACGCAACACCGCTGCCCTTATGCCTTCTCTCATGCGCCCTACTACATTGGCACCACCGTCGACGTTGTTTCTCTCGGCATCCTCTGACACACCATGCTGCACTGTCACCACCGTCGAAATAGTTCCTCTCAGCCTCCTCACCCTTGTCCAGCTGCACTGGCGTCATCGCCGACGTTGTTCCTCTCGGCCTCCTTGCCCGCATCGTACTACACAAGCGCCACCGCCGGCGTTGTTCCCCCCGACCTCCTCCTCCATCCTACTACACTGGAGTCATCTCCGACATTGTTCCTTCTCTCCCTTGTCCTACCACACTGATACTGCCATGGCGCGCGCACTACATTTCTCCTCCTTTGCCCTCTGACTCAGTGTCCTCCTATTTGTCCCTCTGCACGGACTTTCTTTGCGGCGATGACGCTAGGAACTAGTTCGCGGCACCGCCGACGGGATTGCTCCCCTAATGCAAGAAGCCTAGATGTGGGCAACAAAACAACATGCAGATGTTGGTTTTTTGCCTGTTTTTCCTCGGCCAAGCTCAACTGAAACACAGATGCAATACATGCAAAATCCATGTAAGCAAGCAAACACTCCctaagggcgtgtttggttgccgcTGTCAACAGTTCCTGCATCGCATGAACTTCTCAACCCAGCCTGGTTGAGCAAAAATAGGCCCTAATACGCCATATGCAACTTGATTGGTTGGCTGCATCCCTAGTCCCTGCATTAGGTAATATGCAAGTGCACTTTGTTTGGTTGGCTGCATTGGCCCTAGCGGCACATGAACACGGCGTTTGGTTGCATACGGCGTACATGTTGTGCTTACCTTGTACCCTAGTTGGTGAGCTTACCCACAATGATCACACCTAGCACACCAACGCCACAACACAGCAATGGTGACGAACTGGGCGAAGATGATGAAGTTCTTCAGCTTCAGGCCGAATTGACGATCCACCTTAGCAACTTCCACTTTGACAACTCCAACCTTGGCATTGTCGACACTACTGCCTCCGTGCTTTCGCACCTAGGCGGAGTAAGCTTGTTCTGTTGCCTGCTTAGTCTTGAACCCTCTATAGTTGCTGTTGCTATACGATGCCACTTGTGCATTGGCTTCTTCCCATGAACTATAAACCCCTGGAACCTCATCAGTGAACACGGCATACCACTTGCCCTAGCAATGCACAAGAGCAAGCGTTGAAGCAGCAAATCAATGGAACACAAGTAGCAAGCAAAGTAGCAAACAACAATGGAGCAGAAGAGAAGTAAAGCATGCATGATCATACGGCATAACAAGTTCTTCCTAGCACTACCTTGGTGTTAACCTACCACCACATCCAAAAGAGGGTGTTGTCCTACCACCGCAAGTTCACCATCACCGTGAGGGGTTAGTATATACCACCTCACCAAAATATACAGACCATCAAATAGTTTTTGAGCCCTAGCTACACAAAATGTACATCGTCATCGTCGTTGTCGTCGCCACCACCATCGCCGTCGGGGATCATGCACGCTCACAGGCAGCACTACTCTAGTAGTAGTGCTTGCccagccagctcctgagccacaGCACCCAGTGAGCGTCGGCCATGGCAACAAACCCAACACCCTGGGCCTTGTTGTCAAGCAGGTGGCTGAGAGCTGCCATGAGAGCCTCGTCGCTGAAGCCACCATGGGTCATGACAACGCCATACAGGTCAGGGTGGACGTCGAGGGGCTTGCACTCCCTGATGGTTGTTGCCACCTCCTTCACCGCCTCAGTCATGCTGCAGAAGACATTGATCTCCTCCTCCATCAGGCCTCCTCTCTTCCTCTTCCTATCAACTGGGTCAAATGGCTTGTCGAAGGGTTTCGCAGAGCGGGCTTGTCAGGGCCATCAAGGATCTCGACGTCCGGGGTCCCAGGGAAGTCAGGCATGGGAGAACCAAGAGGCTCCCCCGAGCCCATGGCATGCTTCCCAGTTGCCAGCCCGAAGGAGAAGATGTGCTGCATCTGGTTGTAGTTCTGGATGGGTGTGTTGAGGAACTCAGCGTCCCTTGGGTGGTCCTAAGAATGAAACACAAGTGTTGTTAGTTGCGATTAGGAGTAGGCAATGGTGGACAGTATGAAAAGGAAGAGGGCTGTGAGCTAACCGCGACATGGTCGGTGTAGTGCTCTGCCTCAAGAACTATGGAGCAAGTGTTCTCATCCCATGAGGGCCCGCTAAGGTCTCTCAGCTTGGACACTTGGATCCATCGACTTCTCCACTTCCTCAGGTGGTTGTACACCTGGGTGGCAGACACCTCTTGCCCACAGAACTCGAACACCTGCTTCGCAACGGTGTTCAAGTGCACCTCCTTGAAGCCCTTGTCAGTCCTAACTCCACTAGAGATGAgctcacacatcttgttcagcACGAACGTGGACATGAACGGCTGCCACTTCATGTTGTTCGACCTACTATCCTTCTTTGCCTTTGCTGCTGCTAGCTTGAGTGCAGTGGCAGCAGCAGTAGTTGGCTCAACGAGCACTACTGGCACATAGAGGGAATCAGACTCGAACACCTCTGAATCAGGTGCCATTTCGGACATAGGCTGCGAGTCCTCGACAAACGATGGAGCAAACTGGCTGTCGGACGCGACAAGGGCCTGACTAAGATCTTGCGTCTGTGTGGTCATGTCCTACAATCGTAGCACGCATTGACAGTGAGTATAGCACACAACATACCGGACAATCCATGAAAGCAGGAGCATACATGTACATGGTTCATCACTATCATAGCAAGCACATGACCACCAATAGCTACAAATCATAGATCTGAGCATGATTCAACACAAGCACAAGGTTCAACTTCAAACTCTACTACTAATCTAGCATACCAAATGCTTGAACATCTAGCCCTACCAGAAATTGTAACCGCAGCATAGCAACCAACCATATCAGCTCACAGATCAGACCACTAATCAACCATGCATCAAGATCAAACCCTAGTTGCAACTCAGATCTAGCTAGAAGGAACAGTGAGAAAGGGGGATTGAACTCACAGAGGCCATGGCTGCAGCTTGaggacgaggggggggggggcggtggtggAAGATGAACGCCGGCCGGTGAAGGAGCTCCGACGCCGTGGACAGCCGGCCGATGAAGATGCGCCGCTTACTTGCTCGCCGGTACCGATGCGCGTCGGCGGGAGAGCGCGAACGGAGGAAGAATGGTGGCGGGAGTTGGGGCGGTGAGGGAGGGGCTAAATAGGGGGTGGAGCGGCGGGAGGTGAGCCGAAATCCTCCCGCCGATTTTTCGGCGACGCGGGCGAGCTCGCACCATCTCCCCTGCTCGCACGAGGGGAGAAGCGCGTCGCCCTCCCCTGCCTCGCCCTGGCCAGGCTCGCGAGCTACTGCCGAATCGTGCGTTGCCCCTGGGCCTGGGCTGGACGTGCTTTAAGCTTCGTGCGATGCGGGCCGCGCAATGAATGCAGGAAACCAAACGGGCCAAATTCTTTCCGCCCGGGCCAGGCTGGATCtcatgcgggcaaccaaacacgtCCTAAGCAATGGGGGGATGAGAGCGCGACTGCACCCACGGGTTGGACCAAACCATAGACAAAAGTCCTTTCGCTCCTGAGACATATTGTTTGAACAAAAGTTTGCTTTCCAACTGGAGAGGAGACATCTAACCAAATAGGAGAGGCCCGAAAAAAAAAGATAAATGACAACTAGCTACTTTGAAGGAACTTTTTTTTATTAGTTTGATCTACGTACATCCAAATGCTATCTGCTTCTTCACAGAAATTGATAGGCGAATACCGTATGTTGCAAGAAGCAAAGGACCAATGATGGACGGACTGGATTGCAAGAAACAAACCCAAATGTTTCGAGCTGCCGCCCGCGCTCCGCGCAGAAATTTTAGAGCCACATCAGCGATCCCGCCAATCCACCGGCCCAAGCTATCGGCCACGTCACGGATCCGCGGCATCTCTCCCCCGGATCGCCATCTTGACCGTCCACTCCATCCGCATCGAACGGCAGGCACACGCCTCCTCCGACGTCTCGTCCCCGTTAAAACGCCCTTCGCCCCTCCCCGCAAATCACAGCAGCAGCAGCCACCACCGTTCCTCCGATTCCACCACATCCGCTCGCAGCTCGAGATCGTCAGCCATGTCCGGGCGCGGCAAGGGAGGCAAGGGGCTCGGCAAGGGCGGTGCCAAGCGCCACAGGAAGGTTCTGCGCGACAACATCCAgggcatcaccaagccggcgatCCGGCGGCtggcgcggcgcggcggcgtgAAGCGCATCTCGGGGCTCATCtacgaggagacccgcggcgtGCTCAAGATCTTCCTCGAGAACGTCATCCGCGACGCCGTCACCTACACCGAGCACGCCCGCCGCAAGACCGTCACCGCCATGGACGTCGTCTACGCGCTCAAGCGCCAGGGCCGCACCCTCTATGGCTTCGGCGGCTAGGCCACCACCGGATAGTCGTTGTTTGGTACAGTACTAGCAGTGTTCGTGGTCCTCGGGTCTGAAAAATCGCCGCATCTCGCTGCTGTTTGCCCTGGCCCTGTTTGTTGTCTGGATGTACTAGGATGGAATGGAAATTGCAGCAGTTTACCCTTGAATTCGTCCCTGATATGTGGATCTGTTGATGTTTGTTCATGCGCGTGGTCTGATATTACCAGTGCGTTCTTCAGTTGTCTTGCTCTGTAAATTTCAGCCTCCAAATCAGCTTCGGATTTGGATCCTACTCTGTGTTGGCTTCAGTGTTGGACTCAACAAATCCTATTTTGTGTTGGCTTCAGTGTTTGCTGGATTCAGGCTGAATAAGCGCTCTTCTGCTGCTCTATCGTGATGTTAAACTTGTAGTGCTGGAATGTGTTTAACTATATGTGACCTCACACTTGTGCAATGTGTGCCTCTGTGGGTCTGGTGGAGAGCTGTTTGCTGCTTTGCTGAACAAGTGCATTTGGAGAACTGTGTTAAAACATGAGCATTTGTTTTGTTCTTACTTGTACATCATCAAGTTATTAGCATTGCTTGTGAAGGAGATCTATTTTCTCTGGTGATTGGTGTAGTGTTGCTGTTCATCCTATTACTGCCAGTTTAACCCGTAATTGCTGTTGACTTCGCTGGCGAGTTGTGAATTTTGTTTAAGTTTGTTTTGCTGATCGATACAGCAGAGGGCAATTTTTAGCAGCGGGCATGGCCGTTTTTTTTCTGGGCCAGAACAGGTAAATTTTGTGCAAATATAACACTAATACCACGCAGCAATTTCAGAATGCCAAAGGCGCTGAGCATTTACAGAAGCCTCCAACACATCTTTCAAATATTTTGTGTTTTACATTGCAGCTGGCAAGTGTCGCTGTACATCATactccacacacacacaaacattCTGAATTCAGGCACATGCTGCATTTGGAATGGTTAAGCAAACTTGAAGTACAATATGAAGAGGATGGCCAAGACGAGGGTCGCAATGATGCCGCCGACAATCCACTTGTTCCTGTCCATCCTCTTGGACATGGAAGCCAGGATCTTCTTGCTTTTGCCGATGTAGTCATCCACACCATGCAACTGCGGGCAAGGGCAGCAGGATTTCATTACGTGTCAGGTAACAGAAGAAGTAATATATAGCTGAATGATGAGAATCGTCCTCTCAAGTCATAATTAGCAGGGTTAATCATACACTAGCTGTTTCCTTGACAAATCCAGGCAAACTTACCCCAAACTGATGCCAGAGAAAAGCAAAATATACATAATGCAGAAAAGCTAAAGTTCCACTAGCTCTGGGGAATTTTGCCTCACAAATCAAAAGGTCAAATATTTGTTTCATTTTATGAATGGGAGACATGCACGGTATGTTTCTTCACCGGAATGGCAAAGTGACCAAGTGGACAAATCTCTTTCTTGACACTGGAAACTGCATATTACCAGTGGGAGAAATTGATTTTATTTGGATGAATTGGCATCATTAAAGTTATTTTGCAACTCATGTCCAAAAAAACAGGATGCTTGTGCCGTATCCAGATGTGACTATCTAGCACCAGACCATGGTCTAACTCCCGTACAAAAGTTTGGATAACTATATTCTTACAGCTGTTATGCTTAATACATACAGTACCTATTTTGGCAGATATGATACCTTTCACTCTTTCAGTATGAGTACTTCATAAAGGACCGGCCAGTTtccaataagcatatatggtgcaAATGCATCAACATCAAAACAGAACTAACCGATGGGATTTGTTGTCTACGTGGTTTGCTAGCTAATGTTGTTGCTGCTGATCAATATTTAAGGCCAGAAATGATCAATCCATAAACAATTGGATGAGAGAAGGTAAGAAGAACAAATTAGCTCCAACGATGGCTCAAAGTCCCAAATAAATCAACTTGAGAGAACAAAGTACATACGGTTGTGTGAGCATGCAGCAGTGACTGTCGTTGATTATGAAGGTCCTGAAGAATCGACACGCCAATTTCTTCTGTCTCGAATACTGTTCTTTGGCTTTCTCTAATTCTGTCCGAAGACTGGTTTAACCTTTCTGATGTCATCATCAATCTTCCTCTCTGATCAGATGACGCCTGACCCATGATATAATAATTGCAGAAGTACATCAGAAAGGAAATGGTGCCATGATAGAAAAATTGCAAACAGGACAAATAAAAGGTAATAAAACACAGAAATACCAGCACAGTTGTAGAGATATCCAGTAATAAATGAGCACAACAGTGTAGATTTCTTCTTAATATGTCCACTTAAATAAGAATGAACTAAATTCTGATCTAGTGAATGGATTGAAGATCATATATAGGTTTACTTGAAAAATTATGCAGCGAAGCTTTCTTGCAACGAAAATAATACATATTCAAGAGCAACAGTATCAATTAATAATTGAAGTGATAAATATGATGAAATGGATGTTTGCTTCTGTTATTTTGCTCATACTTTGCATTATAACACATAATGCATCCAAGACTGCTCGACAAGGGACATGAAGTTCGAAAAAGTACAACTGCAATCACTTATTGACAACAGAGTCCCAGTGTGGTTCTGAGTTCAACCACAGCCTGGCTCCGTATTATCATCTATACCATCTATAccactatatagtgtgccaatagcTCCACATATTAATCGTTGGATATGCCGATCCAACGGTcaagagatggcaaatccgagcattATCATCCGTTGGATAAAGTTTTCAACTCATAGGATTCTGCCACGTGGCCTTCTAATTGAACCCCCAACTCTACCATCTCATGTGTTCTAGAAGCATCTATCGACATGCTTATCTGATACTCTAATAAAAAGGGACTAGAACAATCTGGATTCTAGAGAGGTAAGAACCAAGTTGGATCTTGTCCAATACGATTCTAGGAAAGGAAATACATATTCAAATGTATTTTCCCATGCTTTTTATATACATTTAAATGACGTGCAAAGCACGTACAATTTACTAGTAGCTATAAAATGATCACAGAAGGCATGTATCTAGACTTAACTACAGTGCTAAATTCAAATT is drawn from Aegilops tauschii subsp. strangulata cultivar AL8/78 chromosome 1, Aet v6.0, whole genome shotgun sequence and contains these coding sequences:
- the LOC109762801 gene encoding histone H4 produces the protein MSGRGKGGKGLGKGGAKRHRKVLRDNIQGITKPAIRRLARRGGVKRISGLIYEETRGVLKIFLENVIRDAVTYTEHARRKTVTAMDVVYALKRQGRTLYGFGG